The Desulfatiglans anilini DSM 4660 genomic sequence TCCTGAAGTCGAAGCTGGCTCCCTATAAGGTGCCTAAGGAATATATCACCGTCGATGCGATACCGAAGAGCAGTGCGGGCAAGATGCTGAAGCGCGAAGTCAAAAAGAGCCTGCTCGATCAGATCAACCTTCAAAAGGCGTGAGGGGGAAGACTTCACGCAACGTCAAGGATCAGGGACGAAACCAGATGACCGATTCATTGTATACCGAAGAACATCAGATATTCCGCGACGCGTTCAGGAAGTTCGTCGCCAAGGAGATCACCCCCAACGTCGAACAGTGGGAGGCCGACCGGGCCGTGCCGAGGGACCTCTGGCTCAAGATGGGGGAGCAGGGCTATCTCTGCCCCTGGCTGCCCGAGGAATACGGCGGCCTGGGACTGGGCTTCGAGTACTCCGTGATCATCAATGAGGAACTGATCCGGGGAGACGGCTTTGGAGTGGGTGTGCCGCTCCACAGCGACGTGGCAACCCCCTACGTCCATTCGTACGCCACCCCGGAGATGAAGGAGCGGTGGCTGCCCGGCTGTGCGACCGGGGAGGTGATCACCTCCATCGGCCTGACGGAGCCGAACGCGGGCTCGGACCTGGCCGCGATCCGCACCACCGCCCGGCGCGATGGTGACAGCTACGTCCTGAACGGGCAGAAGACCTTCATCACCAATGGGTTTTTCGCGGATCTGGTCGTGGTGGCCGCCAAGACCGATCCCAAGGCGGGGCATCGCGGGGTCAGCCTGATTTTGGTCGACAAGGATGCGCCGGGGTTCCACCGCGGCCGAAGGCTCGAGAAGATGGGCTACCACATGCAGGATACGGCCGAGCTCTTCTTCGAGGACTGCCGCGTGCCGGCCTCCCACCTGCTGGGTGTCGAGGGCGCGGGCTTCAAGTACATGATGGAGAAGCTGCAGCGTGAGCGGCTCGAGGTCTGCATCAAGTGCCAGGTGAACGCCGAAGAGGCGCTGAAGGAGGCGCTCAGCTACGCCAAGGTGCGGGAGGCCTTCGGACGGCCGATCGGCAATTTCCAGTACACGGCCTTCAGACTGGCGGAAATGGCCACTGACGTGGAGTTGGGCCGCGTGTTTCTGGACCATCTCATCCGGCAGCACATCGAGGGAAACGACATCACCCAGCAGGTCTCCATGGCGAAATACTGGCTCGGCGAGATGGTCAACCGGGTGGCCTATCAGTCGCTCCAGATCCACGGGGGCTACGGCTACATGGAAGAGTACCGCATCTGCCGGATCTCCCGGGATGTCCGCTCGCTTTCGATTTTCGCCGGGACGAGCGAGATCATGAAGCTGATCGTGAGCCGCAATCTCGGGCTTACCCCCCAGTAGTTTCCGGCACTAAAACGGTCTTTTTGCCTCGTCTTTGTGTCAACCGGCTGAACCGTTGTTGATGCAGTTGCGGGGCGGTCTATTTACGGCCAAGCAGGCAGTCGGCGAGGGGTTTCCGGCTGCCGGGCCTCTTCTTTTCGGCGGGATGGCCCAGCGCGATGACCGCCATCAGTTCGCAGGTCTCAGGGACTTCGAGGACGGCCTCGACGGCAGCGCGGTTTTTCAGGATCTCCCCCAGCCAGACTGCGCCGAGACCCATTTCGTGGATGGCGAGGAGCATGTTTTGGATGCATGCGCCGACGGCCTGGATGTCCTTCACCCGGTCGTAGCTTTGCGCGTTGTCGAGGAAGACGGCAATGCAGACGGGGGCCCCGAGGATCACCCGGCTGTATCTGGTCTGTTCGGCCAACCGGCCTTTCAGTGCCGGGTCGCGCACCACCATGAATTTCCATGGCTGATTGTTGAGGCCCGAAGGTGCCCAGGTCCCGAGGGTCAGGATCCGGTCGACGGCTGGGTCCTCGACCGGATCAGGGGTGAAGCTGCGTATGCTGCGTCGCTCGACGATCGCTTCGATCATGGTCTTTCCCTTTTTGGTGATCCGCCGCCCGCCGAGCGGACGGTCTTGGTGCGAAAGTGGAGGCGCACCCAGTTCCGGGCTTCCGCCTCGCTGATCATCCTTCCCGTGAAGTCCGCCGCTGAAAAATCCGGACCGGCCACCCATACCCCTTCACGCCATACCTCGCAAAGCAGCCCGGCCGGGAGCTGTTCCCGAATGCGGCAAAGTTCCCCTTTGTAGAGGGCATACCAGAGGATGATCGCCTGGTTTTTGGTTGAGTCCGAGTTTGAGAACATGTTTGTAGTATAGCGGAAACGGCCAGGCTCCAAAAGAGCGGATTTGAAAAAGGTGCGGTCCGAGAAATGCTTTCACGGTTGGTGGTCGCAGCAGAAGCGAGCGTGCAGGTTGACGCCGCGATCGGAAAAAAACCGTTTCCGAAGCGATTCGATTACAGCGGGGGTGACCAGCGGTTGGTGGATCCGTCGTAGGACCAGCAGTCTTCGAGGGCCTTGCGCGATGTGTATTGGGGGTTTTCGGCCCAGATGAGCATCTGTTCGTGGGCCCGGCTGAGCTGTTTGAATTTCTCTGCGTCGCCGCCGACGTCCGGGTGGTATCGTTTGGCCATCTTCTTGTAGGCGTGCCTGATCTTGACCATGAGGGAATCGGAAGAAAGATCCTCGTTCTCCAGGTCCAGGATCTTCAGGCACGTCCTCTCGTCCTTCGAGAGCCGGGGCTTGCTGTTGCGATCGGGCATGATGCTTTGGGGATCGATGCGCCCCTGCTGGTTGCGCTCTAGCATATAGAACGATGCATAGCTCCTGGAGGTGCGGTTGTGGACCATATCGTGCCACTCCTCGCCGGAGCGGAGGATCAGATTCTTGAGATCCTGGGCGGGTTTGTTCCCGGGGGCGCGACGGGCGACGAAACGCGAGATGCGCTTCGAAAAGACCGGGAGGGTGTCGAGGATGACGTGGTTGCTGGTGAAAAAAAAGGCCGCATAGCGGGTGTTCAAAGCTTTGAGGAGCCCCTTGGACAAGGAAAGCACCCAATTCATCTGCTGCCGGCATTCCTTCGAGCAGTATCGGCGCCCCCCTTTGACCGGCATGATACCGCACGCAAGGCAACGCTTCACACGTTGGGCCTCGGGCTGGAGGGCGATTTCGAATGGCTCTATGGTTTGGGTGGCGGTGCGCATTTTCCGGGAAAGTCGGATCATTCCTGATTGAATATATTTTTGCAGACTCGCTTCCCTTATATACTGAAATGACGCGGGAAGCAAGCACTTCCTAAAGATCCTCGGGGGTGAAGGCGACGATGTCGTCTACGCAGATGCGACCGGTGAAGAGCATCACGAGGCGGTCGATGCCGAGGGCGATCCCGGCGGCTTCCCTGCCGGCCAGCTTTTCGAGATCACGCAGGAAACGCTCCGGTGCGGGATAGGCATCTTTGCCCGCCCGAAGCCGGACCGAGGCCTCTTCACGGAAGCGCCGGCACTGTTCTCCGGCGTCGGTCAGCTCCGAGAAGCCGTTGGCGAGCTCCAGCCCGCCGATGTAGAGCTCGACTCGCTCCGCCCATCGGGGGTCCGCAGGCTTCAGCCGGGACAGGGAGCCGAGCGCGGCAGGGTAATCGCAGAGAAAAACGGGACGGGCTACTCCGAGGCGGGGCTCGATGTGACAGACGAGGATCTCGTCAAAACGGTCCGCCGCGAGGGCTTCTTCGAGAGGCACGGGCGAGTGGCGTGTAAAGGCCTCCGCCACGGTCAGTCTTTCCCACGGCGGGGTGAGGTCGATCGACCACCCTTCGTAGCGGAGGACGGGTCCGGAATCGAAGGCCTCGGCAACCGCTCCGACGAGCTCTTCGCAGTCCGTCATCAGCCGCCGGTAGTCGGCGTCCAGCCGGTACCACTCCAGCATGGTAAACTCCGGCAGGTGGAGCCGGCCGCGCTCTCCCCTCCGGAAACATTTGCAGATCTGGAAGATGCGGTCGAAGCCATCGGCCAGCAGCCGTTTCATGCAGAGTTCAGGGGAGGTCTGCAGGAAGCCCCCGTCGGCCGGGACGGCGTCGATGTGGGTTTCCGGGGCAGGTCCAGGGATGAGGACGGGGGTTTCCACCTCCAGAAAGCCGTCTTCGAGAAAAAAACACCGCGCCGCCTGGATCAGGCGGGCACGCAGCCTGAGCAGGGCGGAGCGGTCGACGGCCGAGGAGGGTTGCTGCAGAAGGCTATTCTTTGACACGCGTAACGTATTCACCGGTGCGGGTGTCGATCTGAATCTTTTCCCCCTCCTGGATGAAGGGGGGAACCCGCAGAACATAACCGGTTTCGAGGGTGACAGGCTTCGAATCACCGGCCGCCGAATCCCCTTTGACCCAAGGGTCGGCCTTCGTAACGGTCAAATTGACGAAGTTGGGAAGGGTGATGCCGATCGCCTTTTCCCCGAAAAAGAGGATATCCACTTCCAGGTTGTCAATCAGGAAGTTCTTGGCGTCGCCGAGTTGATCTTCTTTGAGGAAGGCCTGTTCGTAGCTCTGGACGTCCATGAAGCAGAATTCGTTTTCCTGGTTGTAAAGGTACTGCATGCGGCGTTCCTCGAGGGCCGCCTGCTGAAACGTGTCACCGGAGCGGTAGGTCCGGTCGAGGATGACCTCAGTGATCATGTTCTTCAGTTTGCACCGGTAAAGGGCCTGCCCCTTCCCGGGTTTCGAGAACTGAAA encodes the following:
- a CDS encoding acyl-CoA dehydrogenase family protein, producing MTDSLYTEEHQIFRDAFRKFVAKEITPNVEQWEADRAVPRDLWLKMGEQGYLCPWLPEEYGGLGLGFEYSVIINEELIRGDGFGVGVPLHSDVATPYVHSYATPEMKERWLPGCATGEVITSIGLTEPNAGSDLAAIRTTARRDGDSYVLNGQKTFITNGFFADLVVVAAKTDPKAGHRGVSLILVDKDAPGFHRGRRLEKMGYHMQDTAELFFEDCRVPASHLLGVEGAGFKYMMEKLQRERLEVCIKCQVNAEEALKEALSYAKVREAFGRPIGNFQYTAFRLAEMATDVELGRVFLDHLIRQHIEGNDITQQVSMAKYWLGEMVNRVAYQSLQIHGGYGYMEEYRICRISRDVRSLSIFAGTSEIMKLIVSRNLGLTPQ
- a CDS encoding nitroreductase family protein; translation: MGGRSGFFSGGLHGKDDQRGGSPELGAPPLSHQDRPLGGRRITKKGKTMIEAIVERRSIRSFTPDPVEDPAVDRILTLGTWAPSGLNNQPWKFMVVRDPALKGRLAEQTRYSRVILGAPVCIAVFLDNAQSYDRVKDIQAVGACIQNMLLAIHEMGLGAVWLGEILKNRAAVEAVLEVPETCELMAVIALGHPAEKKRPGSRKPLADCLLGRK
- a CDS encoding DnaJ domain-containing protein, whose amino-acid sequence is MNWVLSLSKGLLKALNTRYAAFFFTSNHVILDTLPVFSKRISRFVARRAPGNKPAQDLKNLILRSGEEWHDMVHNRTSRSYASFYMLERNQQGRIDPQSIMPDRNSKPRLSKDERTCLKILDLENEDLSSDSLMVKIRHAYKKMAKRYHPDVGGDAEKFKQLSRAHEQMLIWAENPQYTSRKALEDCWSYDGSTNRWSPPL
- the epmA gene encoding EF-P lysine aminoacylase EpmA, which codes for MSKNSLLQQPSSAVDRSALLRLRARLIQAARCFFLEDGFLEVETPVLIPGPAPETHIDAVPADGGFLQTSPELCMKRLLADGFDRIFQICKCFRRGERGRLHLPEFTMLEWYRLDADYRRLMTDCEELVGAVAEAFDSGPVLRYEGWSIDLTPPWERLTVAEAFTRHSPVPLEEALAADRFDEILVCHIEPRLGVARPVFLCDYPAALGSLSRLKPADPRWAERVELYIGGLELANGFSELTDAGEQCRRFREEASVRLRAGKDAYPAPERFLRDLEKLAGREAAGIALGIDRLVMLFTGRICVDDIVAFTPEDL
- the efp gene encoding elongation factor P, whose product is MYTASDLRKGLKVEIDGEPYVVTEFQFSKPGKGQALYRCKLKNMITEVILDRTYRSGDTFQQAALEERRMQYLYNQENEFCFMDVQSYEQAFLKEDQLGDAKNFLIDNLEVDILFFGEKAIGITLPNFVNLTVTKADPWVKGDSAAGDSKPVTLETGYVLRVPPFIQEGEKIQIDTRTGEYVTRVKE